In Fundulus heteroclitus isolate FHET01 chromosome 18, MU-UCD_Fhet_4.1, whole genome shotgun sequence, a single genomic region encodes these proteins:
- the LOC105930048 gene encoding uncharacterized protein LOC105930048 isoform X2 codes for MRISIHFIILFLRPQGHMSSANSEAPIDYKVVKWGDSLMLNCTYNCSSGFVRGSWRTESDLSLCNKSKSSSSFCTVSICLSNITTQDADKNYSCYTEATDDPKLTKNTVRIVFLRLQAQDTVPNWTNNPNIDLKNTSLPAEPGTSNGGGFHGMKVLAAATLTVAMVLVVLTVFLCVNRSRQIRNDKGERLVSRSCSPKPPNASLPPVKGMPSTQNEKITLRIPPPDNEGDPEVPYADIMITVRGWRGDESRCHLQASRSADRLHVPQPREVSRKMSTNSEYAVITYA; via the exons ATGAGGATCTCAATCCACTTCATCATACTTTTCCTTCGACCACAAG GGCACATGAGTTCTGCTAACTCAGAGGCACCCATCGATTACAAAGTAGTAAAATGGGGGGACAGTCTAATGCTGAACTGCACCTATAACTGCTCGTCTGGATTTGTCCGTGGCTCCTGGAGGACAGAGTCTGATCTCTCTCtttgcaacaaaagtaaaagtaGCAGCAGCTTTTGCACTGTGTCCATCTGCCTATCAAATATTACTACTCAAGATGCAGATAAGAACTACAGCTGCTACACAGAAGCTACAGACGACCCTAAACTTACAAAAAACACTGTGCGCATTGTTTTCCTTCGACTTCAAG CTCAAGACACTGTCCCAAACTGGACAAATAACCCAAATATTGATCTTAAAAATA CATCGCTTCCTGCTGAACCAGGGACTTCAAACGGAG GAGGATTTCATGGAATGAAGGTTTTGGCAGCGGCAACCCTGACAGTGGCCATGGTTCTAGTAGTTTTGACTGTCTTCTTGTGTGTTAATCGCAGCAGGCAGATCAGGAATGATAAAG GGGAGCGGCTTGTGTCCCGTTCATG CTCACCTAAACCCCCAAATGCCTCCCTTCCACCAGTAAAAG GGATGCCATCCACTCAAAATGAGAAGATAACCTTACGCATTCCTCCACCTG ACAATGAGGGGGACCCGGAGGTTCCGTATGCAGATATAATGATCACCGTCCGAGGG TGGCGAGGAGATGAATCCAGATGCCACCTGCAAGCCTCGCGTTCAGCTGACAGACTGCATGTGCCCCAGCCCAGAGA
- the LOC105930048 gene encoding uncharacterized protein LOC105930048 isoform X1: MRISIHFIILFLRPQGHMSSANSEAPIDYKVVKWGDSLMLNCTYNCSSGFVRGSWRTESDLSLCNKSKSSSSFCTVSICLSNITTQDADKNYSCYTEATDDPKLTKNTVRIVFLRLQAQDTVPNWTNNPNIDLKNTSLPAEPGTSNGGGFHGMKVLAAATLTVAMVLVVLTVFLCVNRSRQIRNDKGERLVSRSCSPKPPNASLPPVKGMPSTQNEKITLRIPPPDNEGDPEVPYADIMITVRGVSTPELTQVGYLGTGEWRGDESRCHLQASRSADRLHVPQPREVSRKMSTNSEYAVITYA, from the exons ATGAGGATCTCAATCCACTTCATCATACTTTTCCTTCGACCACAAG GGCACATGAGTTCTGCTAACTCAGAGGCACCCATCGATTACAAAGTAGTAAAATGGGGGGACAGTCTAATGCTGAACTGCACCTATAACTGCTCGTCTGGATTTGTCCGTGGCTCCTGGAGGACAGAGTCTGATCTCTCTCtttgcaacaaaagtaaaagtaGCAGCAGCTTTTGCACTGTGTCCATCTGCCTATCAAATATTACTACTCAAGATGCAGATAAGAACTACAGCTGCTACACAGAAGCTACAGACGACCCTAAACTTACAAAAAACACTGTGCGCATTGTTTTCCTTCGACTTCAAG CTCAAGACACTGTCCCAAACTGGACAAATAACCCAAATATTGATCTTAAAAATA CATCGCTTCCTGCTGAACCAGGGACTTCAAACGGAG GAGGATTTCATGGAATGAAGGTTTTGGCAGCGGCAACCCTGACAGTGGCCATGGTTCTAGTAGTTTTGACTGTCTTCTTGTGTGTTAATCGCAGCAGGCAGATCAGGAATGATAAAG GGGAGCGGCTTGTGTCCCGTTCATG CTCACCTAAACCCCCAAATGCCTCCCTTCCACCAGTAAAAG GGATGCCATCCACTCAAAATGAGAAGATAACCTTACGCATTCCTCCACCTG ACAATGAGGGGGACCCGGAGGTTCCGTATGCAGATATAATGATCACCGTCCGAGGGGTCAGTACACCCGAGCTCACTCAAGTTGGCTACTTAGGAACAGGAGAG TGGCGAGGAGATGAATCCAGATGCCACCTGCAAGCCTCGCGTTCAGCTGACAGACTGCATGTGCCCCAGCCCAGAGA